TGCAACCACTCACCTCAGACTGGAGAGAGTCAGGCAGGAAGCTGCATACTTTCCTCACAGCCTCCTCAATCTCTGCCTCTGTAGCGTTCTTCTCCAGAATGCCATCAATGTAAGTGACGGCCATCTTGCACACATCGCAGTAGCCACCAGCCTTAAAGCGAGTCTGGTCCAGTGCAGCTTAGAAGCAGAACAGAAACCAGTGTTATTCCCCACATGAGGAAATAGACCTTGGGCTTCACCGATGCATatgtaaaaacagattttgaaaTTAAGCCTAGCAGAGTATTCTCTGAATTGtagaaaagttttattttagagctcacaaaaaccaaaaatcaGGCCAACTAAACACTATAAAAAGAGAACTGAAAATAAGCAGCTGACATTTTACAGGACCAgccaaaaatggaaaaaaatagcACAACTTAGCAGTAAAGCACAACTCTAATTACATATAATTGACATGGAGCACATTGTTACAAGATTCTGGCATGTGTGGGCATTTTGATGCAAACATTCACGATAATTTCCTGTGTAATCTTGTTCTTGTGTCAGTATAAAAAGCTTATTTGTAATATCTCTAATATGGCTTTAGCACATAATTCCTGTAACATCTAAAACTTTCATTCAGCGTGCTGTGAAGAGTGAGAACTTACGGACATATGCGCGTCTGGCATCATTGCAGAGTGCCAACACTGTGCAGACAGTCTTGGGATCAGCCTGCTGCACCAGCAGCTCAATAATGGCCTGGCCGTAGGTCTCAATCAGGTCCTTACACTGgccagacagagaggagggcaGAAGTCCGCACACCTTCTCCACAGCTTTGATCACCTCCTCCTGAGACACAAGATGTGTCAGTCTGACATCAGAGCTGAGTCCGACTAACTGCACCAACAGTATGTTGGCAGCAGCTTTGTagagtttatttttatgacCATATCTGATACATCTAGTAACACATGTCCTACCTCTGTTGCCTGATCCTCCAACATGCTCTCCAACTGTTTCATCACAAACTCACAGATGGCACAGGTTGGGGAATCACGGACTCGCACCATGGGCTGCAATACACAGAGGGAGTGTCTTATGTGTATGTACAAAACTTTTAAGATCTTGCATCAATATCGagtgctgataaaaaaaaaataggcaacCAGGTCTACCCACTCGCACCATGACTTACCTTAGCAGACTTGTCAGTGGCAGACTCTACCTTGGTGGCAGGGAAAAGCTTGGCAGCAGGTACAACCTTGACAGCAGGTACAAGCTTGGCAGCAGGTACAACCTTCATGGCAGGCAGCAGCTTCAGCATGGGAACAGACTTCTTCATCTCATCACAGAAGCCAGCGTGGACACAGATTTCCTTGGGTTGCTGAAGACGGAAACAGAGTATGTTTAAGATACACAGCCAAAGGTCTACAAAACTTGCCACATTACATGCAGCTAGTATAAACCATGTTTGTAATCTGCATACCATTCCACAGCAATACCACCCATGCAATAGGCATATAAttccatgtttaaaaaaacccacaataaaaaaaaaaggtcttatGCCATGTCTTTTACCAGtgccaaacacacaccaacacacatccATACTGGCAAATGTTTACCGACTCTGAGGCATTCCACAAGATCAGCCACAGTGTTAAAAGAAAGAACAGCCATGTATAGTACAATAAAGATGGTGCTTTTTCTGATGAGGATAGCCACTTCCATGTTAATAAAGACTAGCGCATCTCTCAGTTGACTTATTTGTGCAAACTATAAGATCCAAGCACACATCACAAGATCCAAACATTCTTCAAGTATGACAGCGCTGTATGCTTATTTAATGTGGGGAAACAGAAGAGGAGCTTAATGTGGCCCTTTGCCGCGTCACTTAAGTGTCAAGTCATTAACCAAACAAGTAAGATGTTCATGTTAATACAGTAGTAACACTCAAAATTAGACCATTTACATGCATCACTACAGAGTCAGGTGAGTAGCGCTAGGAGTGGACAGCACAAGAAGCAAGAGCTAAGGGGTTAAGATGCTACAGGCTGAACACAGAGAGACCTACCTGTTCCTGGGGAGCAGCACACAAAAACCCAGAGCAGGAGAAAACAGAGCAAGACAACATgaatggggggggggagaaaagtAAAGAAGGAACACAGGCGAAAATGACAACAGACATTAAGacgggggggaaaaaagtaaacGATTTAAAGATGTCAGCAGGCCAGGTGGTGCTGCAAGACTGCATATGAGCTTAGCATCAACAGAATGTCCAAAAATATTATCAGACTCGTTAGTTTTGATGACCAGTTCATTAAGCTCATCGTTGAGGATTAGAATATAATGACTGTTTATGTTATAATGTAGCTTAAGTAtgcaataaacacaataaagttttcctgaactttctttaaaaaaaaaaaaaaaaaaaaaaaaaatcagttaatcaCATGAAGTGGGAGGGTTGGAAGACTCACCATGGACATGAGCTGCTGCACAACAAGGGTGCCATACTGGCTGACATACTGCTTGCACTGCAATGAGGAAAAACAGTCAATATGCAGCCTttatgttttggggtttttttggttttttttttttttttaaaaagaagaaaaaaaaaaaaaaagacttgccATTGCAGATAAGCCTGGTCCCAGCAGGTCACACTGGCTCTCAATATTCGCAATCAGAGAGTCGATAAATGAGGAGTTGGCCTTGGCTTCTGCTTGAGCGTCAGTCAGGAACTTAATGCAGTCCTGGCAAACATCATCGCTTCCCTACAGAGGAGTAATAATCAGGGCCAAATGAGAAACAATATTCGTCATGTGGAGAACATATTGTTGTCCATGTGGGTGCTGAGAGGATTTTAACAGTGCACCTGTTTTGGAGTCTCTTGTTTAGGAGTTTCCTGCTTGGGGCTCTCCTGAGGATAGAGGAGCTCGGGCACATTGAGCAGGAAGGGAGCCACACGCTGGGAAAGGTCAACCTGAGGGATTTCATTGGACATGAGCTGCTCCTTGGCCTGAGCCAGGGCTGCCTGCTGAGAGCTACACAGTCCCATGGCTCCACACACCACAGCAGGAtcctcctaaaaaaaaaaaaaaaaaaaaaacacaccacatTAAAACAATTTCTGTTATAGAAAATTCTAactttaggggttacaaattgAGTTACACTGGGTCAAGCATGGACCTTGAGGTCACAGAGTAAGCAACAGTAAACCttacagagagagacaatggCTCCTCTCCTTGGGTGAATAGCTGTGTCTGGATGTTTGGGGAAAGCAGGAGCCATCCTGATAAAGAGTGAGCCGGTGTTGTCAGGGTAACCAAGGTCAGGGAGATGGCCCTGAGACTCCCAAGACACCACAGATAGGTGACTGCGCAGATTCCATTGACATAACCAGACTGTGCTGACTGACCTGAAGCTCCATGCAACGTGACCTGAACTAACACGGGTAAAGCGCAGTTCCTCGTTTTGAATCTAATGAGCCAGTGGACTAACATTGCACACAGTAGCTGCATTGGGTTTGACCATTTCTGGGCGTATAGTGTTTATGGTGTGATCTGTAGGGGTTTAAGAGTGAACACCCGGGACCGCCTCGTCAGAACATTTATAGATGGCATCAATGCACAGTCAACTGTGATTGATAAgtgctttatttaaaaatctgtcaacTGTAAGCACAAATGAACCCCTACCTTTAAAGCCTGGATGACCTGCACAGTCAAGTGTGCAAATTCAAATCATCTAAATCATCTAAATTATCTAAaactaatgttttgtttttatgagatCTTTAAAGAACTGTCTCTTTTGTTCCCATGGGAGAAGTAGCAGGTGAGagttaaaacaaagaaaactacaACTAATGCTCCCAGTCATGGGGTTTAGTATTACACAATGACTACTCTGTTCCCATTTAGACTTGGGCTCACTTCCCTATCAATAGTCCTTATTCAGCTCCCTGCACTTCACTCACAGCCACTTCTGTTTTCGCTGTCTTTGACACCGACGGGCAGATGAGCCGTTTAATCAAGAGTCTAAGATGAAGCAGAATAATACACTGACAGACAAATCAACCCCAAACAAGCTTTAATAAGATCTTTGTCAAAACTAGTTTACAGCTTATTTGAAAGCTTCTGATGCGGTTCTAAATTCAGACCTTTGTTTTACTAACAAATGTTATTTCCGGTAATTGTTATGACCTCGGACATTCCACCACAGATTTtcactctatatttttatactgaAAAGAGGCCAAATCCTGGAAAAACAGGTTGCCTGTACTCACAAGCTCTCCAGTGATGATTCCTATGAGGATGGGGTAGTAGTCGTCCACCATTTCCTTGCACTCTGCAGTCAAACCTTGATCAGGGATGAGCTGGCAGGCCTTCTCCAGGTACCCGAGAACCTCTGCCTGCAATTATGAAAATATGgctatttatttctttttatagaaAAGTAGAGTTCATCTCTGATAAGTAAATGAGTTTCCTGTGAC
This genomic stretch from Thunnus albacares chromosome 14, fThuAlb1.1, whole genome shotgun sequence harbors:
- the LOC122997005 gene encoding prosaposin isoform X2 — protein: MLLLTLLFVSTAVATPLLGTEQCARGPPYWCQNVKTASLCGAVTHCQQNVWNKPQMKSVPCDLCKEVLMVVEQILKDNATEAEVLGYLEKACQLIPDQGLTAECKEMVDDYYPILIGIITGELEDPAVVCGAMGLCSSQQAALAQAKEQLMSNEIPQVDLSQRVAPFLLNVPELLYPQESPKQETPKQETPKQGSDDVCQDCIKFLTDAQAEAKANSSFIDSLIANIESQCDLLGPGLSAMCKQYVSQYGTLVVQQLMSMQPKEICVHAGFCDEMKKSVPMLKLLPAMKVVPAAKLVPAVKVVPAAKLFPATKVESATDKSAKPMVRVRDSPTCAICEFVMKQLESMLEDQATEEEVIKAVEKVCGLLPSSLSGQCKDLIETYGQAIIELLVQQADPKTVCTVLALCNDARRAYVPALDQTRFKAGGYCDVCKMAVTYIDGILEKNATEAEIEEAVRKVCSFLPDSLQSECDQLVEQYEPMLVQLLLQMLDPDFVCMKVGACPEAVRKLLGTEQCSWGPAFWCKNMETATRCNAVAHCQRHVWV
- the LOC122997005 gene encoding prosaposin isoform X1, which codes for MLLLTLLFVSTAVATPLLGTEQCARGPPYWCQNVKTASLCGAVTHCQQNVWNKPQMKSVPCDLCKEVLMVVEQILKDNATEAEVLGYLEKACQLIPDQGLTAECKEMVDDYYPILIGIITGELEDPAVVCGAMGLCSSQQAALAQAKEQLMSNEIPQVDLSQRVAPFLLNVPELLYPQESPKQETPKQETPKQGSDDVCQDCIKFLTDAQAEAKANSSFIDSLIANIESQCDLLGPGLSAMCKQYVSQYGTLVVQQLMSMEQQPKEICVHAGFCDEMKKSVPMLKLLPAMKVVPAAKLVPAVKVVPAAKLFPATKVESATDKSAKPMVRVRDSPTCAICEFVMKQLESMLEDQATEEEVIKAVEKVCGLLPSSLSGQCKDLIETYGQAIIELLVQQADPKTVCTVLALCNDARRAYVPALDQTRFKAGGYCDVCKMAVTYIDGILEKNATEAEIEEAVRKVCSFLPDSLQSECDQLVEQYEPMLVQLLLQMLDPDFVCMKVGACPEAVRKLLGTEQCSWGPAFWCKNMETATRCNAVAHCQRHVWV